The Saccharomyces mikatae IFO 1815 strain IFO1815 genome assembly, chromosome: 2 sequence ggaagacgTCGACCCACTAAACAAGGATAATGTCACTAATATATCATCCCAACAATTGCAAAACCACGGTAGATCAGAGCATAGGCATGGTAATTCAAAGTCTGGTGAGGTTTCTCCTATTACCAACGCGAATGACATACACAATGAGCAAGAGGAGCTGCCTGGTATCAACTCTATTTTTAGAAGTATTTTTTAGgtctaaagaagaattagtTTTCTTGACTACTTGCTAAATGAACACGAAACAAACGCATACATACACAAATctatatatgtataaagTCCATTCATAGGAAAATTCTGTAATATTATTGGCTACCAGGGTTGTTAATTCTATTAATATTGTTGAAtgtacatttttttgttcaaattaTATGCATTTctatttattcttcttcatcttctatCAGCGTAATCTTTCTCCTTGATCTTATTCTTCCTTTATTTCTGTGATTACCTATATTGTTTTCGTCCTCTTCtccttcctcttcctccgCCTCACTATCTTCCCCTTCGTATGTAATTTCCTCttcgttttcttcaactggGTCATCTGAGTCATTCTCTTCGGAtacttctttatcatcaatgtcGTCAGACGTAAAATCTTCGTCTTCGCCAGCATTTCCACTTATGCTTAACTCAGCGCCTACATCATTTTCTACTTCATCTTGCTCTAAGCTTGATATCCACGTGTCATTATTGTTCGTTGTATGGCTTTCAAGTGGTACTTCAGAGTTATTAACAGTGAAGCAAAGTTCCCAATGAGCTGCGGTATCAAATTGGGATTTGGGGATTTTTTCACGGctatgaattttttctagcacacttttgttcttttgattaACTAATCTATCGTGCTTTATATTGTTGTAATCACACATATACTCCGTTAAAGAGGAAATGGTATCCTGAAAAAAGTCATTAACAGGAATTTCAGGTTTTATGGCACTCTTTACGCGAGGCTTGGACATTTTTGGCTCATTATTTCTCCCTCCGCGTCTCCTCTTATTTATTACTCTACTGTTGTTATAGTTTTCTATATGTGTGTTGTTTGAAATAACAGGAGCCATAGTTTCATCCAGAGAAGATTCATCAGCTAATGCAGAGGGTTCCAAATTCATCATTCCATTTATACCAAATGAAGGTCCTAGTATAATAGGTTCCCAAAGTAATTTATCATGTTTAACACGAGGATATGTTTTTGAACTCCAAGTTTTATAAATGTTTTCAATCCTTTTCCAAGAATCGACCTGGATGATGTAATTGAAATCATTCAAGGAGGATAATGTGCGTGTTTTGTGACGATATAAGACTTGAAGTTGTTCTAATCCAAACACTACATCTGTTGGTATCATTCCTGTTAGTTTAGCTATGTCATTTAGCGTAACCTGTTCAACAGCGTCTCTATCGTTGTGACTTGGTTGATATTTAGTATTATCTTTTAACTGTAATAATATCTCAGCACATTGTATCTTCCAATAGGTTCTATAAGTCAACAACCCTAAATCTGACAATGGTTTTTCTGGAGTTCCCAACTTTGATTCTTTTTGGGACAATAAATATGAGAATTCCATTAAAAACTGGCCGTATCCTTTCCTTTGATATATGGGTAAAGTTAAAATACAGCTTAAGTTATAGTCATTGGAGTTGAATTTCTCTTTGGAGAAATAGCCCACGAAATGAAATTTAGCCGAATTTTGATGTGTAAGGttctcttcatcttctctCTCTGTcagaatataaaataaaaacggCTCAACATCATAATACAAAGTCTTGGAATTAATAAAACATTTTGCCAGGAGGCAAAGATTTTGACAATATATGACATTCTCTCGCCCATCAATTTCCCAAACGGATAGTTTTCCATCGCGATAAATTTCATTTCCGGGGGGTCTAAAAGTTAGACACTTTAGTTGGTGTCTATAAAAAGTGTATCGAGACGTCATATACTTCAAGCAAAATTCGCATATGAAaactattttattttgattaaTATGTTCAGGAAAAGGGGATGTGTACCACGGTCTAATTTCATAATCTCGAAGAACAATGTATTCTATTAGTGAAGAGCCCACTTTCTTTCGTATTGTATGCATTTgccctttctttcttttcttgtttccaTTCACTTGAGCAGATTCATTGTGGCTACAAAGGGATACGTTACCATTAATGTACATCGCAGATTTGGAATCTTCCAAGAAGGTAAGGAACTGTAATTTATCTTCCAAGGTAGGTAGGGTCCTTTTCGTACTAgaatctttcaatttttttattgttccACCGTACGGTATATACCACTGCCAAGAACCATTATCTGTCAGTGGTGTATCTTGGAGGGAGGATGAATGTGTTAAACTATCGGTTTGTATGCCCCATACATGCTTTAATCTGTCAACTCTTACTTGAAACGCTGTTGAAGCTTTGGACGGAATGATATTCTTCCGTACTGATGGAGTTATAGCCAAGGATTTCGATAtcaatctttcaaaattgaaaaagttgacTGAATCGTACTTTATCCTCACCTCCAACTTTTCGGTGACTTCAATATTGGGTTCACTGATAGGGAAATTTATTGGTCCCACGTCACCACTCCAATCAATGATAATTCGAGGAGAAATGTCTGAGTTAACTTTGGGCCGCTGGGAGACCTCTAAccatttgtttgtttgttttttgtctttgtcAGGTTGAAAATTCTCCCTAGTTTGACGTGATACATTGGTACCAGAATTAAATCGTTGCCTCGTAGTCCTCTGCCCATTTGTATTACTTTTGACGAATTGAGAATGTATTAAGTCATCAATTtccaagtttttcaataatgcattttttttgggtttTGGCGATTCGTCATTTATAGTTGGTGACATTATGTGCAGACTATAAGGAGAAGTaataaatgatgaagaaggaaaaggagAGATAATTATCAGTTATGTGAAAGGATGAATTAAATAT is a genomic window containing:
- the SAS3 gene encoding histone acetyltransferase (similar to Saccharomyces cerevisiae SAS3 (YBL052C); ancestral locus Anc_7.371), with product MSPTINDESPKPKKNALLKNLEIDDLIHSQFVKSNTNGQRTTRQRFNSGTNVSRQTRENFQPDKDKKQTNKWLEVSQRPKVNSDISPRIIIDWSGDVGPINFPISEPNIEVTEKLEVRIKYDSVNFFNFERLISKSLAITPSVRKNIIPSKASTAFQVRVDRLKHVWGIQTDSLTHSSSLQDTPLTDNGSWQWYIPYGGTIKKLKDSSTKRTLPTLEDKLQFLTFLEDSKSAMYINGNVSLCSHNESAQVNGNKKRKKGQMHTIRKKVGSSLIEYIVLRDYEIRPWYTSPFPEHINQNKIVFICEFCLKYMTSRYTFYRHQLKCLTFRPPGNEIYRDGKLSVWEIDGRENVIYCQNLCLLAKCFINSKTLYYDVEPFLFYILTEREDEENLTHQNSAKFHFVGYFSKEKFNSNDYNLSCILTLPIYQRKGYGQFLMEFSYLLSQKESKLGTPEKPLSDLGLLTYRTYWKIQCAEILLQLKDNTKYQPSHNDRDAVEQVTLNDIAKLTGMIPTDVVFGLEQLQVLYRHKTRTLSSLNDFNYIIQVDSWKRIENIYKTWSSKTYPRVKHDKLLWEPIILGPSFGINGMMNLEPSALADESSLDETMAPVISNNTHIENYNNSRVINKRRRGGRNNEPKMSKPRVKSAIKPEIPVNDFFQDTISSLTEYMCDYNNIKHDRLVNQKNKSVLEKIHSREKIPKSQFDTAAHWELCFTVNNSEVPLESHTTNNNDTWISSLEQDEVENDVGAELSISGNAGEDEDFTSDDIDDKEVSEENDSDDPVEENEEEITYEGEDSEAEEEEGEEDENNIGNHRNKGRIRSRRKITLIEDEEE